caactaaatcctccagctaataagcttctaatctttcctagaatcgctatgcctcaatccttgcttgaatccgagtcctaaaactcgagtttccttcaaaaatgtgaacaggtgtcgaaaagggaacgagagggagagagaacgttctgaatgttattttataattcagacaggttacttcaagcttaagtaacctcaagtaaatcctaatgctcggggtcccaaaaattcccccggggtaaaatagtcaaaattcccataatttccccctgatctcactaactctcaatttattatcaaatatttattctcattacccaatatccctgtaatgtgctaaatacccattgactcactccaagtcaagtatggatcccattgtgactttccctctGGCTTgccttctaggatcgtctcatgttgagtaacccatgcataaccaaagaataatgaagtaccacacgcataccacatatatgctaaatatacccaaaacgggccaaattatgaaaactacccaattaaacataaatgtgcccacatgcatatttaatacacctaaacatgcatatcaagtcatattatgatataactcacataatcccataatgatacacataaatatcatataaccACATAATTCTAAAATTcaccatcctggccccctaatcaaggccctaagccttattaggaaatttggatcattacaagttcaatgggtaagaacaagtcattgagtgATTAGTTTCAACACTGACATAATCACGAGTTCTATCTAAGGATGGTTAGTGGTGGTTGCcaccgagtgagggttaagcctagggatttCAATGAAGTTAAATTGTGTGCAaaaagcatctctaaaggtagcaaagatgttgtaagaactttaccaatgtgaacttagaggtggtgtcgcctctcatggaTTTGGAGTTTCTCCtcggaaagttcatgaaatggatgagcacatggccatatgaaTGTTAAGCGAGAAAAGAGGAAAAATGAATGgccaagtggaggtgtgtgaggtgttaCCGGTTTTATCActaaggagtacttggttcaatctttaagacactaATGACTTTGATAAGACTTTGTAATAATtttactaaggtaaagttcaaaccgaaaagcactttactttatgcaccaaagTTGTTTGAGCTAGAAATTGAAAGTGatgcttgtatttaaccaagtgggagaatgttatgattggttaaatacaaagacTAAGTGTTAATATACAAGATAGGTATAAATACTTgatgaatttcacatagtgtatatgtgaaatttgagtttaaaTAGTAGGCACTtcaaaaaaatatgtttttgggtccaaagtgatacattaaGGTATTTAAGGatccccaaaaattttggtagcatttggagcaattttaggtcCACTGGATGGGTCACAAGTCAGAGGAGGTGGTGATGTGTCGCCTCCTTGGAGGCGTTGCATCACCTAGATGCAAATGGGCTCAAAAGCCCCAGTAGGTGACCCGTCGCCTGGTGTATCTGTATGGACacatgttttaagctccaaatgacgagttctttagctctaatcctattggttagacctaatgacggtgcctacactataaaagggtcttcatagagttttggaagaaaTGATCattctctccaatctctctctaacccctctctctctctctctctagctctcaaagactaaagttttctccaagaaactcgtCAAgtattgcttgacttgcatgaattttaaggcttgttcaatccctacttggttgaagcttcaagcaatcaAGGAAGGATTGGAATAGAAATTTTGGACAGCGATGTTAATTCGTGTATATGCCTTAGAAGTTCTCCAAgattgaagattcaagttgctctaaaCAAAAGGTTGTATCCacctaaccctaactttgttttgtgttattttattgttttttcattgttagtattgatgattaaatgattGTAAGTTCattttatcatcatttaatcacttagttTCTTATTTTCAAGATTGTCATTCATACCatgaatatgtttctttgattatcaatatttgcattcatactttgaacaaggttcttgattagcatctaaggtttctattattgaattattctcattattaattattgatttagaaagtgtaagGCTATATATTCTCAACATACCATTCATAATCTATACCTTAACATATAGAGTTCTGAAACAAATCATACcgtatcataacataatcatagcaTAATATAACATGTCATAGCATATCATAGcatagcataacataacataacataatacaACCATAACACATATTACCGTTGTCGCTCTAGCCGTAAATCGATGCTAATCTAGTCAGTTGTGCAACCGAGCACAAATTAATGTAAGCGTGCATTTTATCataacgtaagcatgcaatttatcGTAATGTAAGCATGAATTTTCATATTATAAGCATGCAATTTATCGTAACGTAAGCATGCCATATCGTAAGCATGCTCACAAGCATACAACAtgttcacatatattacaatcaTACATAATATTACATAGCATAATCATGCAAAATATTCATAACATGTAACATAATATCGTATAAATGATACAATCATACTTGAGTACGTTGAGCGTACAACCGGTGTGTAGTTGTTCACTCTTCTTACCTCGATATCCACCAAGAACCACAATCACATTCCTTCAAGTAGCCTTACAAAGCCCCTAAGCCAAAATCATACAAGCATGTACATTTAGAGATACATAACTCAATCCAATTTCAAATGATAAATTCCAATTCTTTTAGTGACCCAAATACCTCTAAAACATTCTTAAGATAGGTATAAAGATTCCAAAAAAAAACCAACATCAAAGCCTTAATAACCCCAACGAAATAAACAAAACAGAAAAGAATCCCATTTCTAGAAAACTGGCTCAGTTGCGCTCGACGCCATTCCTAAATTCCAGTTGCGATTTTTGTCGAGTTTTCCATGCACAATCGACCCCAAAACATCCCAACTACATATACAAACTTATAATCAAACCTAGATTCATCCTACAACATTCATAGCATGATTTAACATCCAATCATAAATTTAAAACCTACCCATGCAATCATTTCATGTTCATGCATGGTTAGGGTTCAAGAACCATAACTTCATCTACTTGCCCAAAGCCATTTTCCAATCCCATAATCAACAATCATAACTTCATAAATTcgaacctagcatgtttctaaccatTATACAACATTAAAACAGATCCCAACATGCATATTTATCCAATTAACATTGACCTGTCATGCTTGATATTCTATTTCACCATTATCATGTTTCAAGCTTCAAGAACATTCATAGAAACCTCAAGATCTAAAAGAAAACTTACCTAATGATGTAGCACAACCCTATACCGCAAAAATCATCTCTTCCAAATGTCTCAAACACTCCTAGGATGAAGATCATGAGGTTCcatctcttctcttccttcttaTCTTCTTCACATATGCCTCCCTCTCTTTCTATGATTCAAAGCAAGTAAAACCCTAGCCTCTTTCTATCACATGTTATATATAGTAACCCTAATATTCCTAATTACCACCTTGCCCTTAATGAATCCTTAGGTTAAGCTAATCATTATGCCCTTAATAGTAATTTACCTTCCATTTTCTAGAATTGTTAATTATTTCCTAAAAAATAATTAGACTTCACAATTAACTCCCATCTTAGCATATTTTGACTCTAATGCCCCTATACTTGAAGGAAACCACAAGTTGCTGCTTAATAATTACCAAAATCCTTCAATATATTTAATTCACACTTCATAATCATAATTTCATAAAATTGTCACATATAACAATTATCATGCTCGTACACAAAATAATTCATTCATTctcaaaaattatgaaaatacccctTAAGGGTAAAATTGCTACATTGCCCTCATAGGccgaattaccaaaatatccaTAATATGATTAAACGGATATTCCAGCTGAGATTACCACGCAACGCTGTCATCTTCATCTTCCATAGCAAGAAATTATTTGAACCGTCAAACTTTTCAATATCTTGCTTTGATGTCGAAACATCCATAATGACCCCAATGTCAAACACCTTTAAAACCATATTTCAAAGAGCAATGGCAAAGAGTCTAACAAGAAGAACAAACTTGGCTCTGATATCAGTTTGTtatgcaaaacaaaaccaagaaCTAAGCCACAATACACTAGCAAACAACAGATTATAAACACcaaacaaaccagctaaaataatagtgcaaaataaaagaaaaaacacCATGAATTATACTGGTTCAAGTCATAGTGCGTGACTCTACGTCTAGTTTGTAAGCTCAAGCAAATCTATTATGAATGGTTAATGATAGAGCCAAAAACACACTCCGAGTTTTAGCGAATTTACAAGAATGTGTACCAAGGAAAATCAAAAGGAAACTAGATGGTATTACACTTTCTTTTTCCTGTCATCCCCTTTTACTACTTTTCCTTTGTtgctttctctctcttcactttctagATTTttctttattacaaaaaaaaatcctAGCAATCAATCAAAGAAATACTCAttacaactaaattaaataaataagaaactcAACAATACCCAATGTTTCGACATTCAAAACGAAAGTCACAAATTGGCATAACAGCAACACCTTAAGTTGAATCATTCATCCACAACAGTAAAAGTCATCGAACAACCTAAAAATAATATTAGCTCCTAAATAATATTAGCTCCTAAATAATATTTTCTGGCTCCCACTGTAATCAATCCCTCAATTTTTGGTATCTAATATAGGAGGATGGCACCATTTCTCAtgatttatttttagttttaccTTGGACTTCAAATTGTTTTGTTGGTAGTTTGCAATGTGCATAGCTGACCATTCCAAAAGGTCACTATGTTGGGACCTGGGCCGCCCGTGCACAACACAGTTTCTTTTTGATAAATTTTAATAACATTTTGATAATCAGAGTAAAAAACTAAAATAAGAGTACATAAAAGTTGCATATGAAGATAATTGTCTTTTTGTTTTCAATGGACCTCACAGTCTCTATCCAACTTTAATTTTTGAGCCAATCGGACGATATGAAATATATGTAAttgaaagaaatttgaatggaccccCACATACTAAATCATGCCATCTGCATCAGGTCCCCAAGTCTTCAATTTGCCAAAAGAAATTTTGAATGTTTTTCTACGGATTATGAACTCTTTAATGATGGACCTCAATTGATGTCAATTTTGTTCAAAATATCATTTTCTCTGTCTGAGTAAATAACCCTTTTTTATATTTGGGAACCAAAACAGATCATTTCTATTGGTTGAACCAAAAACTAAGTTTTACATCATAAACTGTACACGTATAAACGGAGAGATATTTAGAGCTCTACCAAGTAAAAAACTGAATTTTACATCAAAATGACATTAAGAGACCTATTTGATAACTGAGAATTTGAACTCAACGATtcatattaaaagaaaactttccTCTCACTCAACTATTAAAAGGATTGAGAAATGATTTGAAATATTAAATACgacaaacaattttttttttaattcacaaCACAATCTCTTTACAAATTCTCTCTAACGAGCTGCTCAAATAATTACAAAAACAACAATCATgtcaatttgtcttaattatgTACCTCTTTGCGAACCACGTGAATTGTATGTATTACTGTAAAGGGTGTCCTTGTTATGAAATTCCAATTATGGCATTAACTCGttgcaattaaaaaaaaaatccaaaattctCTGTTCGAATCTAACCAAACAAACTTGAGTaaaaaaaaaccaaaccaaaGAAAATTTAGTAGTTGAACCAAAAATTGACTTTTATTACGACATTTACCAAAGATCCAGCTGCAGATAACTCTTTCAAAACAATCTTAGAAGTAGGGAAGACCCCTAAAATGGCTGTCTTTGTGAAATTTTTTTAGAACAATTAGTCATTTTGCATCTCACTTTTGCATTTGCCCTTTCATTTTTGACATTGTCTTCAAATACCCTCTAAATGACAAAATTAATATTCTTTTACTCCCTAGCTACTTCTCTTAATATGAATTTACCCCAAAACTTTTAGTTCATCATCAAATATCACATAAATGATAAAATTATTTCAAATTTACCCTAAGTTTGCTTTTACTATAAATTTGACCAcgcaattaattttatttttattcaactgttacataaattaaaacaaaaagtatttattcattttttactAATAATTTATAGGAGTTGATTATGTAATTTTTTGTTGGATTATATAGTTAATTAATGGTTAGAAAAAACTGAATAaagataaattatttataataatgcTTTTAATGTATTTGTTAGCTATAAGTTaaaaaattggaaaaatattgaTTTGGAAAAAACTCAAAAGAATTTCTAAACTTATATAGTTTGGTTATAGTTgtgtttttttaataataaaactaaatgaaagtttgttaaaatatttattttttccaAACCAAATATATTATTGGTCGATgaaaaaagaagaattaaaaaataatgaaaataagaattaaaaaaaattaagtaatttaaaattttttatattatttatttagttatttattaatttaaatttctaAGGTAAATTATTTGATGTTTGATAAAATTATAAGTATTTAATATGTTTCgtatttttaatcaattttacttagtGATGTATTGTTACATAAGTAAATAGATATTGGCCTAAATACTTTTTAATAGTATAATTATTAGgggtagaaaaataaataatcttaataattaaataatacttGAATATAATAAATGAAGAccaaaaaattaaattgatagGAAAAGTTAagggtaaaaaataaaaaatttatcaaTTTATGTGATATTTAATAAAAAGTTTCGGAGTAAATTCATATGAAGATAAGTCGTTGGCTAGTAAAACAAGACTAATTTTGCCATATAGGAACATTTGAATACAAAGTCAAAAGTGGGGTAAACTCAAAATTTTATTCTCAAGGCATGATGCATCACTCGCTCAGTTTTTCTAACTCGAATTACTGAATTgtctataaataaaaataaaaatggctATTGTGCGCTTTTCCATctctttttatataaaatatacaaGAGGTATTGCCCagttcttctaaaatgaaaattacGTATTACTATATATCTCTCTTATAAACTGTACCAAGACTTAGGTTTTCTATATCTGACACCAAAAGTGGGAAAAAAATGTACCCATTTGTcgaacatgttgagaagaatCACCTCATGAAGATCAAACCAATGATTTACTATCTTGCagcattttcatcttttgaagctTTAATCTCCCCAAGTTACGAGGAAAGATATTGGATTGGTCGTGTAATGGCATGAACGCGGGAGATACATATGGCAGAGTAACATCTGTGACTTCTCACTTCTCAGCATTTGAAGAAACATTGAGACTAAAAAAGAAACCGCGATGGCAGCGAGAATTTACATATAACATTATGAAGGAGACTCGCTAGGACTTCTTGCATTTCCTGCACGAGTTGATTCCCGCTTGAGGAAGATGGCGTATAGAAGCTCATTCCACGAATCAGGCACCCCAGGCAAGCACCAGTGGCTGCAGTCTTGATGGCTGAGAGAGGCCAGTCCATTCTCGGCCCCTAAATAATAAATTGAGGGATGGCCATCCTTTCTCCTTGATGTCATTTCTGTCACATTTAACACAACCAAATCCATTAATCGAGTTTCATTCAATCTCTCTGCCAATACTTTAACAGTAGTACTAAAATGCGGTTCGGATGAAATAGGCACTGGATCCAAATCAAAATCAGGAAGAGTTTCCAAGTGACATCCGCCACCAGTGTTCCATTCTCCACCTCTGTGACATGGAAAGACTAAGTTAGAAATGAATTAAGTACTAAATGAATATCATGAAAGAAACCAATAACAAGAAAAAAATACCTGAAATGAACTGGGGAATAGGTTCGGAAGAAGACAGTAGTTTTGTTCAAATTCACTTGATCATCAATCCAATCAATCACAGTCTCGATCGATTTACTGTAAGCAGTTTCAACACTCATATTCTTCTTCACCTTCCCCTCTTCCTGAAAGTAACATCCCCTGCTCATACATAAGAAGAATAAAGAATAATCAGGTCATCCCCCCGAAAACAATGCCCTGATTTAGTCATGTTTTGGATCACAGTCCAAGCCACTTTAATCCTTGTCGTAAACTTTATTAACAGATAAGACAATGTAACTTACTCTCTTATAGTTTTCTCATAAATCCACCAATGGCCAGTGTTGAGAACCAAAACATCGGCATCTTTCCATTGTACGGAAGTCCAGTCCATTTCGTCCACCCTCAGTGTGAATTTCACGTCTGCAGCAGCACCAGCAGGAGGATGGCCCTGGACGACTAGAAACGGCGATCGATAGTATTCAATGGTGCAGTTGAAGTACTCAAACTTGAAGATCAAGGATCCCGAGTGCTTCGCAATTGGATTCCCATTTACCTCGTAAATTGAAGACTTGTTAGGAACAGCTCCCGAAAGCATACATAAGAGGGATTCCCAGTGGTTCCGTCCCAATGAATCGCCTGCAAATACTAGACGCTTGTTCCTCAAACTCTCTAACATCTTTGTTCCATCAAATCTAAATGAGACAGGCATGAAAGAACTCCAAATGAGTTTTCTAGTTCAATACAGTTGCTCTATGCAGAACTCTATTTAAAAACAAATTGCAGAACAACTATGCTCCAACGGTATAAAGCCATCAAACTAGTGAATACAAACTATTGAAAAGTAATAATTGAAGGTTGGATCTCAATAACATAAAGTCATAAACAAACAGCACAGCATACTATAATGATGACTGCTAAATAAAACGCAAAATGAAAATGGATTGAAGAGCAAAAAAACGGTCTTTTTTGGGCAAAAACGAATAGAAAGAAGGCTAGAACGTTTCCAGGCGCACAGTAGAAGATATACATAATCAATAAATCCTATCACGAGGGAAGAAAAGTTCGAAACTTTGTTTGTTTACTGCTTTTTATTAAGTGTTTTTCATGCAATCTCTGTGTGTTGTTTGTTCTAATGTCGTGGTCAAAAAAAACCTTACATACATTGTACATATCATGTTTCACTggttttcaatttaaattaaagcTTTCGTCCACACAActcaatttatatataaaaaaaaataaaaactctcAAAATTCATTAAAAAGGAAAATTGAGAGGAAACCTGGGCAAGTT
The genomic region above belongs to Humulus lupulus chromosome 1, drHumLupu1.1, whole genome shotgun sequence and contains:
- the LOC133792054 gene encoding protein trichome birefringence-like 11, with product MGKSSPSSEESDEAITTQLELFKKFKRFNPLEPSLGLLGFFLVAVIFISSFFYLDYETVARELRTGGTWLRLHDSSLSSSFSSSPCENERMGFLDLDGDKCDVFDGSWVWDESYPFYESRNCSFVDPGFACSENGRPDSFYTKWRWQPKDCNLPRFDGTKMLESLRNKRLVFAGDSLGRNHWESLLCMLSGAVPNKSSIYEVNGNPIAKHSGSLIFKFEYFNCTIEYYRSPFLVVQGHPPAGAAADVKFTLRVDEMDWTSVQWKDADVLVLNTGHWWIYEKTIREGCYFQEEGKVKKNMSVETAYSKSIETVIDWIDDQVNLNKTTVFFRTYSPVHFRGGEWNTGGGCHLETLPDFDLDPVPISSEPHFSTTVKVLAERLNETRLMDLVVLNVTEMTSRRKDGHPSIYYLGAENGLASLSHQDCSHWCLPGVPDSWNELLYAIFLKRESTRAGNARSPSESPS